One genomic segment of Bacteroidales bacterium includes these proteins:
- the ung gene encoding uracil-DNA glycosylase yields the protein MQNTSQVNPIIEESWKALLLNEFQSDCFFALKNFLVGEKAKYVIYPPGSLIFSAFNYTPFEKVKVVIIGQDPYHGKGQAHGLCFSVQKGIKPPPSLVNIFKEIQSDLGIPLPAHGCLENWAKQGILLLNATLTVREGQPGSHQKKGWEQFTDAAIKAISEKKQGVVFLLWGNFAIAKETLIDSTKHHILKAAHPSPYSATGFFGCKHFSKTNEILRQQGLEEINWIL from the coding sequence ATGCAAAATACAAGCCAAGTTAACCCCATTATTGAAGAAAGTTGGAAGGCACTGTTGCTTAATGAATTCCAATCTGATTGTTTTTTTGCTCTTAAAAATTTTTTAGTTGGAGAAAAAGCAAAATATGTGATATATCCTCCTGGTTCACTCATTTTTTCGGCTTTTAACTATACACCTTTTGAAAAAGTAAAAGTGGTTATCATCGGTCAGGATCCATATCATGGTAAGGGACAAGCACACGGACTTTGTTTTTCGGTTCAGAAAGGGATAAAACCACCACCGTCACTAGTAAATATTTTCAAGGAAATTCAAAGTGATTTAGGAATTCCTCTTCCTGCACACGGATGTTTAGAAAACTGGGCAAAACAGGGAATTTTGTTGTTAAACGCAACTTTAACGGTTCGCGAAGGTCAACCCGGCTCACATCAGAAAAAGGGCTGGGAACAATTTACCGACGCTGCAATAAAAGCAATTTCAGAAAAAAAACAAGGAGTGGTTTTTCTTTTATGGGGAAATTTTGCAATTGCAAAAGAAACTCTTATTGATTCTACAAAACATCATATTCTCAAAGCAGCTCATCCTTCGCCATATTCGGCAACCGGCTTTTTCGGATGCAAGCATTTTTCAAAAACAAACGAAATTCTTCGTCAGCAGGGATTGGAAGAAATCAACTGGATATTGTAG
- a CDS encoding DUF2723 domain-containing protein has protein sequence MVEQFRKLNNITGWFVFIIASAVYILTKEPTASFWDCGEYIACCYKLEVGHPPGAPTFMLVGKLFTLLSSGNVKLVPEMVNIMSNLASGFTILFLFWSITALAKKIAFKNNEITNEKIFIVLGSGLVGALAYTFSDSFWFSAVEGEVYASSSFYTAIVFWAMLKWEQVADEKGADRWLVLIAYLIGLSVGVHLLNLLTIPALAYIYYFKKYKPTTKGLIITGILSIVLLGLVQSVIIPQVVNLFAKVEILFVNAFHLPFNSGTIFFAILLIGLIIWGLNYTKKKNKVNLNTIILSFAFLLIGYSTFLVLIIRSNADTPMDENNPDNAVNLLSYLNREQYGETPVSYGPYFVFSKDENNNDFQPPYDQDKPFKDGSPVYGKDEKLGKYVVIDDRKNSIPNYAPEFCTFFPRMWNFEKDHVEEYKKWGNVKGVPVQITDNSGDHTVYKPTFINNLTYFFNYQIGWMYFRYFMWNFAGKQNDIQGHGDPTNGNWISGISLIDDARLGDQNNLPPELKNNRGKNKFYMLPFLLGIIGLFYHYNKNKKDMFIVSLLFLLTGLAIILYLNQYPLQPRERDYAYVGSFYAFAIWIGLGAMAIYDFLSEKIKVNKTIIATATTTACLLLVPTIMAKEGWNDHDRSNRFTVIDWASNYLNSCDKNAIIFTNGDNDTFPLWYAQEVEGVRTDVRVCNLSLLNTGWYIDQMKRKAYNSDPVPFSLTEEKYRESNREYIYIIENKSLQGYTNLKDLIDFVASDDPSTKYPAQSRQLDYFPTRKFYIPVDINNVIKTNTVSKDKIKDILPAIEWTYNERGIMKSQLMVLDLLANFNWKRPIYFAITTGHESYIDLEKYFQLEGLAYRFIPIKDTANEGGQSGVVNTEIMYNNVMNKFKWGNMNNPKVYLDETNRRMIMNFRSNFTRLAETLIKEGSKDSALAVLKRCEEVTPENCAPYDYFMSPIGELYYQIGKNDKGNSIIKKVADYYDGYLKYYFSLKPIDAKYIEDDKQRALSVMNRLASIAKMYKQDKLAKEIETVFSKYYSQYQQNTSK, from the coding sequence ATGGTTGAACAATTCAGAAAATTGAACAATATAACCGGTTGGTTTGTTTTTATTATTGCCAGTGCAGTTTATATTTTAACAAAAGAACCGACAGCGAGTTTTTGGGATTGCGGCGAATATATTGCCTGTTGCTATAAACTTGAAGTGGGGCATCCGCCGGGAGCACCCACATTTATGCTTGTCGGAAAATTATTTACTTTACTATCAAGTGGAAATGTAAAACTTGTTCCCGAGATGGTTAATATTATGTCAAATCTTGCAAGCGGTTTCACAATTTTGTTTTTGTTCTGGTCAATTACTGCTCTCGCAAAAAAAATTGCATTTAAAAATAATGAAATAACAAATGAAAAAATTTTTATAGTACTTGGCAGCGGCTTAGTTGGTGCTTTAGCTTATACTTTTTCGGATTCTTTCTGGTTTTCTGCTGTTGAAGGTGAAGTTTATGCTTCATCATCATTTTATACTGCAATAGTATTCTGGGCAATGCTTAAATGGGAACAGGTTGCCGATGAAAAAGGCGCCGACAGATGGTTGGTTCTTATTGCTTACCTTATTGGACTCTCTGTTGGAGTGCACCTTCTTAATCTTTTAACCATACCTGCATTAGCATATATTTATTATTTTAAAAAGTATAAACCCACAACAAAAGGTTTGATAATAACAGGTATTCTTTCAATTGTACTGCTTGGTTTGGTTCAAAGTGTTATTATTCCTCAGGTAGTAAATTTATTTGCAAAGGTTGAAATATTATTTGTAAATGCATTTCACTTACCATTTAATTCCGGAACTATATTTTTTGCAATTTTATTAATAGGATTAATTATTTGGGGACTTAATTATACTAAGAAAAAGAACAAAGTAAACTTAAACACAATAATACTATCTTTTGCATTTCTGTTAATAGGATATTCTACATTTCTTGTTTTAATAATCCGCTCAAATGCAGATACACCTATGGACGAAAATAACCCTGACAATGCGGTAAATTTATTATCATATTTGAACAGGGAGCAATATGGTGAAACTCCGGTTTCATACGGACCATATTTTGTTTTCAGTAAAGATGAGAATAATAATGACTTTCAGCCGCCTTATGACCAGGATAAACCATTTAAAGACGGCTCTCCGGTTTACGGAAAAGATGAAAAACTAGGAAAATATGTGGTAATAGATGATAGAAAAAATTCTATTCCAAATTATGCTCCTGAGTTCTGTACTTTTTTTCCAAGAATGTGGAACTTCGAAAAAGACCATGTCGAAGAATATAAAAAATGGGGAAATGTTAAAGGTGTGCCTGTTCAGATAACTGATAACAGCGGAGACCACACAGTTTACAAACCTACATTTATAAACAATCTTACTTATTTTTTCAATTATCAGATTGGCTGGATGTACTTCAGATATTTTATGTGGAATTTTGCAGGAAAGCAAAACGATATTCAAGGACATGGAGACCCAACTAACGGAAACTGGATTAGCGGAATAAGTTTAATTGATGATGCCCGTCTCGGCGACCAGAATAACTTGCCTCCTGAGCTCAAAAACAACAGAGGCAAAAATAAATTTTACATGCTTCCTTTTCTCCTCGGAATTATAGGTTTATTCTACCATTACAATAAGAATAAAAAAGATATGTTTATTGTATCTCTTCTGTTTCTTTTGACGGGACTGGCAATAATACTATATCTCAACCAATACCCGTTACAACCTCGTGAACGTGATTATGCTTATGTCGGCTCATTTTACGCATTTGCAATATGGATTGGATTAGGTGCAATGGCTATTTATGATTTCTTGTCTGAAAAAATCAAAGTAAATAAAACCATAATTGCAACAGCTACTACAACAGCTTGTCTTTTACTTGTTCCGACAATTATGGCAAAAGAAGGATGGAATGACCATGACCGCTCAAATAGATTTACAGTTATTGACTGGGCATCTAATTATTTGAACAGTTGTGATAAAAATGCAATAATATTTACAAACGGCGACAACGATACTTTCCCTCTTTGGTACGCTCAGGAAGTTGAAGGTGTTCGTACCGATGTGAGAGTTTGTAATTTAAGTTTACTTAATACCGGCTGGTATATCGACCAGATGAAACGTAAAGCTTACAATTCTGACCCGGTTCCTTTTTCTTTAACTGAAGAAAAATATCGGGAAAGTAATCGTGAATATATTTATATTATTGAAAACAAAAGTTTGCAGGGATATACCAACCTTAAAGACCTGATTGATTTTGTGGCAAGCGACGACCCGAGTACGAAATATCCTGCTCAGAGCCGACAGCTTGATTATTTTCCTACACGAAAATTTTATATTCCTGTTGATATAAATAATGTTATAAAAACCAATACAGTTAGTAAAGATAAAATCAAAGACATACTTCCTGCTATTGAATGGACTTACAATGAAAGAGGAATTATGAAAAGCCAGCTTATGGTGCTTGACCTTCTTGCCAATTTTAACTGGAAACGTCCTATATATTTTGCCATAACCACAGGGCACGAAAGCTATATTGACCTTGAAAAATATTTTCAGCTTGAAGGATTAGCATACCGCTTTATTCCTATTAAAGATACAGCTAACGAAGGAGGTCAGTCAGGTGTTGTCAATACAGAAATAATGTATAATAATGTTATGAATAAATTCAAATGGGGTAATATGAACAATCCTAAAGTTTATCTTGACGAAACCAATAGAAGGATGATAATGAATTTCAGAAGCAATTTCACGCGTCTGGCAGAAACATTAATAAAGGAAGGTTCAAAAGATTCGGCACTGGCTGTTTTGAAAAGGTGTGAAGAAGTTACGCCCGAAAATTGTGCTCCTTATGATTATTTCATGTCCCCCATAGGTGAACTTTATTATCAAATTGGGAAAAATGATAAAGGAAATTCTATTATTAAAAAAGTTGCTGATTATTATGACGGCTATTTGAAATATTATTTTTCTTTAAAACCTATTGATGCAAAATACATCGAGGATGATAAACAAAGAGCATTATCTGTGATGAACCGACTTGCGTCAATAGCAAAAATGTATAAACAGGATAAGCTGGCTAAAGAAATCGAAACGGTGTTTAGCAAATATTACAGCCAGTATCAGCAAAACACGAGCAAATAA
- the lipA gene encoding lipoyl synthase, with product MLKKPDWLRIKLPSAREYSQVKFYLWKHKLHTICESGNCPNLGECWAAGNATFMILGDICTRSCGFCNVKTGKPNDVDFDEPARVAEAIKLMDLKHCVITSVDRDDLEDGGSGIWAETVDAIRKLNPDTTVETLIPDFQGKIENLQKILNAKPDIVSHNLETVKILTKKVRKQAIYERSLDVIKNISNAGIKSKSGIMVGLGETKEEILETMDDLIKAECKIFTVGQYLQPTKNHLPVTEYIHPDIFEEIKKAGYEKGFEFVESGPLVRSSYHAEKQI from the coding sequence ATGTTAAAAAAACCCGATTGGCTAAGAATTAAGCTGCCCTCAGCAAGAGAATATTCACAAGTAAAGTTTTATTTATGGAAACACAAATTGCATACGATTTGTGAAAGTGGCAATTGTCCTAATCTTGGAGAATGCTGGGCTGCCGGCAACGCAACTTTTATGATTCTCGGCGATATATGCACGCGTTCCTGTGGTTTCTGTAATGTAAAAACAGGCAAACCAAATGATGTTGATTTTGATGAACCAGCAAGAGTGGCTGAAGCAATTAAATTAATGGATCTTAAACATTGTGTAATTACTTCGGTTGACAGAGATGACCTTGAAGATGGCGGCTCGGGAATATGGGCTGAAACCGTTGATGCAATACGCAAACTTAATCCTGATACAACAGTTGAAACTCTTATTCCCGATTTTCAGGGGAAAATTGAAAATCTTCAGAAAATATTGAATGCAAAGCCCGACATCGTTTCCCATAATCTTGAAACGGTAAAAATCTTGACAAAAAAAGTCAGGAAACAGGCAATATACGAAAGAAGTTTAGATGTGATAAAAAATATTTCAAATGCAGGAATTAAATCTAAATCAGGAATAATGGTTGGCTTGGGAGAAACAAAAGAAGAAATTCTGGAAACAATGGATGACTTGATAAAAGCAGAATGTAAAATTTTCACTGTTGGTCAATATCTGCAACCCACAAAAAATCATCTTCCTGTTACGGAATATATTCATCCCGATATCTTTGAGGAAATAAAAAAAGCCGGATATGAAAAAGGATTTGAATTTGTGGAAAGCGGACCGCTTGTGAGGTCATCATATCATGCCGAAAAACAAATTTAA
- a CDS encoding aminotransferase class IV: protein MCQLLETIKVLNKEFCNINFHNQRLNKSRKDLFNCSDFIELEKNIYIPGNLAHGLYRCRVLYKKEIEKIEFISYKPKKIETLKIVVCNEINYSYKFADRNLFENLKNKYHDFDDILIVKNNFITDTSFSNIVFFDGSKWLTPFTPLLKGTKREIFLQKKIIFEKQIYPDDLKKFQKACLLNAMLDIDENNFISIGNIYF, encoded by the coding sequence ATGTGCCAGTTACTGGAAACAATTAAAGTTTTAAATAAAGAATTTTGTAATATTAATTTTCACAACCAAAGGTTGAACAAATCAAGAAAAGATTTATTCAATTGCAGTGATTTTATTGAACTTGAAAAAAATATTTATATTCCCGGAAACCTTGCTCATGGCTTATACCGATGCAGAGTACTTTATAAAAAAGAAATTGAGAAAATAGAATTTATTTCCTATAAACCTAAAAAAATCGAGACACTTAAAATTGTTGTTTGTAATGAAATTAATTACAGTTACAAATTTGCTGACAGAAATTTATTTGAAAACCTCAAAAATAAATATCATGACTTTGATGATATTTTAATTGTAAAAAATAATTTTATCACCGACACTTCTTTCAGCAATATTGTTTTTTTTGATGGAAGTAAATGGCTCACTCCCTTTACTCCATTACTAAAAGGAACAAAAAGAGAAATTTTTTTACAGAAAAAAATAATTTTTGAAAAACAAATCTATCCCGATGATTTGAAGAAATTTCAAAAAGCATGTTTGCTCAATGCAATGCTCGATATTGATGAAAATAATTTTATTAGTATTGGGAACATTTATTTTTAA
- a CDS encoding polysaccharide deacetylase family protein has product MYYVKSPFLISRLSGNSVVWNIPVNKKNEIYLTFDDGPIPEVTYEVLKILAQYNAKATFFCVGENVQKHSEVYKSILNAGHSVGNHTFNHISGWTTLSKKYFANIQKCDDLLHTRLFRPPYGKIRPLQVLKLKKKYSIILWSVLSGDFDKKISPEKCLDNVIKYTKNGSIVVFHDSLKAKKNMLYALPKFLHHYSEKGYEFKALA; this is encoded by the coding sequence ATGTATTATGTAAAATCACCGTTTTTAATTTCTCGTCTTTCGGGGAATAGTGTTGTTTGGAATATTCCGGTGAATAAAAAAAACGAAATTTACCTTACATTTGATGATGGTCCTATTCCTGAAGTAACTTATGAAGTTCTGAAAATACTTGCTCAGTATAATGCTAAAGCTACCTTTTTTTGTGTGGGGGAAAATGTTCAGAAGCATAGTGAAGTTTATAAATCAATTTTAAATGCCGGACATTCTGTGGGAAATCACACTTTTAATCACATAAGCGGATGGACTACACTTTCGAAAAAATATTTTGCCAACATACAAAAATGTGATGACCTGCTTCACACCCGTCTTTTTCGCCCTCCTTACGGAAAAATCCGTCCTTTGCAGGTTTTAAAGCTCAAAAAAAAATATTCAATTATTTTGTGGTCGGTATTGAGCGGCGATTTTGACAAAAAAATTTCTCCCGAAAAATGTCTTGATAATGTAATAAAGTATACAAAAAACGGCTCTATTGTTGTTTTTCACGACAGTTTGAAAGCCAAAAAAAATATGCTTTATGCTTTACCCAAATTTCTACACCATTATTCCGAAAAAGGATATGAATTCAAAGCTTTGGCTTGA
- a CDS encoding aminodeoxychorismate synthase component I, with translation MNSKLWLDKKSDAINQMNEFGKNKIPFFFIIDFEFLNPLVFKLDEVWASENSSPFRVRGKVNFQILKPPSIKNKEILFDINGFKNYEKKFSINKNIIFKKFPISIEQYEIAFNKIIENINYGNSYLLNLTQPTKIEINLCLKEIFLRSNARYKLLYKDEFVVFSPEIFIKISNNQISSFPMKGTIDASIPDAEKIILNDKKELAEHSTIVDLLRNDLSIVAKNVRVEKFRYVEKIKTNNKDLLQISSKITGQLSENFNDTLGSIIFSLLPAGSISGAPKKKTIEIIKETEKYERGYYTGIFGYFDGRNLDSGVMIRFIEKNNNTLFYKSGGGITAYSDMKSEYNELIDKVYVPVTGNN, from the coding sequence ATGAATTCAAAGCTTTGGCTTGATAAAAAGTCAGATGCAATAAATCAAATGAACGAGTTTGGGAAAAATAAAATCCCTTTCTTTTTTATTATTGATTTCGAATTCTTAAATCCTTTAGTTTTTAAACTTGATGAAGTGTGGGCATCTGAAAATTCGTCTCCCTTCAGGGTTAGGGGTAAAGTGAATTTTCAGATATTAAAGCCACCATCTATAAAAAATAAAGAAATTCTTTTTGACATCAATGGGTTTAAGAATTACGAAAAAAAATTTTCTATTAACAAAAATATTATTTTTAAAAAATTTCCTATCAGTATTGAGCAATACGAAATTGCTTTTAATAAAATAATTGAAAACATTAATTACGGAAATTCATATCTTTTGAATCTCACACAACCCACAAAAATTGAAATTAATCTTTGTCTTAAAGAAATTTTTCTTCGCAGTAATGCCCGATATAAACTTTTATATAAGGATGAATTTGTTGTTTTTTCTCCCGAAATATTTATAAAAATTTCCAATAACCAGATTTCCTCATTTCCGATGAAAGGCACTATTGACGCATCAATTCCTGATGCCGAAAAAATTATTCTTAACGACAAAAAAGAACTTGCCGAACATTCCACTATTGTTGATTTGCTCCGCAACGACCTCAGTATTGTTGCAAAAAATGTAAGAGTTGAAAAATTCAGATATGTTGAAAAAATAAAAACCAATAATAAAGATTTGCTGCAAATAAGTTCAAAAATTACCGGACAACTTTCAGAAAATTTTAATGACACTCTCGGAAGCATTATTTTTTCACTACTTCCTGCCGGCTCAATAAGCGGAGCTCCGAAGAAAAAAACAATTGAAATTATTAAAGAAACCGAAAAATATGAAAGAGGTTATTATACCGGAATTTTTGGTTATTTCGATGGTCGTAACCTTGATAGTGGCGTTATGATACGATTTATTGAAAAAAACAATAACACTCTTTTTTATAAAAGCGGCGGTGGCATCACTGCATACAGCGATATGAAATCGGAATACAATGAATTAATTGATAAAGTTTATGTGCCAGTTACTGGAAACAATTAA
- a CDS encoding DUF6485 family protein: protein MRNCNQQKNMTNCNCTHEPCSRKGNCCDCLHFHRRAGELPACFFHDEIERNLDRSVETFISAWQQGKKRV from the coding sequence ATGAGAAATTGTAATCAACAAAAAAACATGACTAACTGCAATTGTACACACGAACCTTGCAGCAGAAAAGGCAATTGCTGCGATTGCTTGCATTTTCACCGTCGTGCAGGAGAACTCCCTGCATGTTTTTTCCACGATGAAATTGAACGTAATCTCGACCGTTCAGTTGAGACATTTATTTCCGCATGGCAGCAAGGAAAGAAAAGGGTTTAA
- a CDS encoding T9SS type A sorting domain-containing protein, which translates to MKKTYKKILLLFIAQFAIVFVSNSQVPTLSPQAATIWDAYFPKGSYRANSDRLFPVIPTIGYNAVATSYSFYYDTEVAQLAPGIAELHARGMKYYMFLEFSVLETTVDSLMKTDPLITDSCFGACIGFDSSVACGGKSFNRPAYRDFVARCVKRGIDAGADGIQFDMAGAEFIDSFDPDDLAAFRTYMIANYSSTVWTSEGITDMTTLDYRKWLRDVKGITTFTCSFDDGTSDPPLSKYWLLFKLHQIQQSWKSFSDTVKNYAMSKYGREFRIIGNNSSFGKGGQHGLLTMGDVCGEYFGYGASYPLMGTTTTIHKLMQSIGKRHLIWSIPSDDNECNCENEEFDVHMVAESFASGGMAEFAGKEYERDAYAKYFYLIQRQRDLLNKMNPVGEIGVILAMPTTVCAWGMTDPNLGVQLLMQDIGRSYEVVNAGSNLGWPDSLKLSQLIKYKMVVLHEAIKLTNNQVSVLLSYVNQGGKLMVFGTELSPGYTGAQDESGNTRSNITWYNLVNGVTRISNYGSGKFILVREDADASDGYGKTYFRYRNCGDAPKETIAANILSKVRRYADSVLTKENIRFTLPQKVMIFRSQDTVTKTMLYHLINGDVSLTTRLHNTLTNKIVKLALEDNLKTKDSVCVTIFNPDNPEGILLGNLKVDTGRVKITVPDLFIWDMIKITEKSSPAAIAVKNLNVTNAVSTYRLKNNGKPYFTWHIERGTQQKYQLQLWNNSTWYGTPTFESGWIASTDTFYNYTGTNLTNGMSYITRVRIKNSSNDTSDWTMKTFHINQKPTSPSHNYGISAVIETRANVPFWFSEGTDPEGDSLNYFWQLYTDSIYDNYTDSTNLDFLYSSPYSWHRPELGHDGVDDTLKATINVDNFGFWWKVFSFDGLDTSVASRWARFTWDHIDDPPKTFGLISPANGSSLNTSGAPMNMNFMWQNNGDMDPNQTLKNWDLMMSEKPDFSSANYTYTNVTSLPKNTSPFPYTGHKIIYWKVKAYDKTVNYKMSNQIWKLYIDNGSNTAPAKPVLVNPCNGCSADTSTFLNWQFSTDTQGDTIFYRLEVDSMPGITGPFIIVDNIFDVTSPNVEKKLKSQPNFNLIKNGRTYYWRVRASDRYINGISQWSNVWSFVFDNTVGISEQKNNNLSLVYPNPVGNISVLDLSKTNKTGLTLTIYSSLGQEVVKTNNFKNNKFYIINNNYSPGIYTYKVYCKDEYIGNGKFVVK; encoded by the coding sequence ATGAAAAAAACTTACAAAAAAATTCTACTATTATTCATTGCACAATTTGCAATTGTTTTTGTTTCTAACTCGCAAGTGCCAACTTTATCGCCCCAAGCAGCAACTATTTGGGATGCATATTTTCCAAAGGGCTCGTACAGGGCAAACTCGGACAGATTGTTTCCTGTAATTCCTACTATAGGTTATAATGCAGTTGCAACTTCATATTCATTTTATTACGATACGGAAGTTGCGCAATTAGCTCCGGGAATCGCAGAGCTTCATGCAAGAGGAATGAAATATTATATGTTCCTTGAATTTTCTGTTTTGGAAACAACAGTAGATTCACTTATGAAAACAGACCCGTTGATTACCGATTCATGTTTTGGCGCATGTATTGGTTTTGACAGTTCCGTGGCATGCGGAGGTAAAAGCTTTAACCGACCTGCATACAGAGATTTTGTTGCTCGTTGTGTAAAACGTGGAATTGATGCCGGTGCCGATGGAATACAGTTTGATATGGCAGGTGCAGAATTTATTGATTCGTTTGACCCCGATGATTTAGCTGCTTTCAGAACATACATGATAGCAAACTATTCGTCCACAGTTTGGACATCAGAAGGAATTACAGATATGACTACTCTCGATTACAGGAAATGGCTGCGTGATGTTAAAGGAATTACAACTTTTACTTGCAGCTTCGATGATGGCACATCAGATCCACCGCTTTCAAAATATTGGCTTTTATTTAAGCTTCATCAGATTCAGCAATCATGGAAGAGCTTTTCGGATACAGTTAAAAATTATGCAATGTCGAAATATGGCAGAGAATTCAGAATTATCGGCAATAACTCAAGCTTTGGCAAAGGCGGACAACACGGACTTCTGACAATGGGAGATGTTTGTGGCGAATATTTTGGATACGGAGCCAGTTATCCTTTAATGGGTACAACCACTACAATTCACAAGCTAATGCAAAGCATTGGTAAGCGTCATTTAATTTGGAGTATTCCGAGTGATGATAATGAATGTAATTGCGAAAACGAAGAATTTGATGTGCACATGGTGGCTGAATCGTTTGCAAGCGGAGGTATGGCAGAGTTTGCAGGAAAAGAATATGAAAGAGATGCTTATGCAAAATATTTTTATTTAATTCAGCGACAAAGAGATTTGTTAAACAAAATGAATCCTGTCGGTGAAATTGGTGTTATACTTGCAATGCCTACTACTGTGTGTGCATGGGGAATGACCGACCCGAATTTAGGTGTTCAGCTTCTGATGCAGGATATAGGTCGCTCGTACGAAGTTGTAAATGCAGGTTCTAACCTAGGTTGGCCCGATTCTCTTAAATTAAGTCAACTTATAAAATACAAAATGGTTGTTTTGCATGAAGCAATTAAATTGACAAATAATCAGGTTAGCGTGCTTCTTAGTTATGTAAACCAAGGTGGAAAATTAATGGTTTTTGGAACAGAATTGTCTCCCGGATACACAGGTGCGCAGGATGAAAGCGGAAATACAAGAAGTAATATTACATGGTATAATCTTGTTAACGGAGTTACAAGAATTTCAAATTATGGTTCCGGAAAATTTATTCTTGTAAGAGAAGATGCTGATGCCAGCGATGGTTACGGAAAAACATATTTTCGTTATAGAAATTGTGGCGATGCTCCTAAAGAAACAATTGCTGCAAATATTTTAAGCAAAGTACGCAGATATGCTGATTCGGTTCTTACAAAAGAAAATATAAGATTTACGCTTCCGCAAAAAGTTATGATTTTCAGAAGTCAGGATACAGTTACAAAAACGATGTTATATCATTTAATAAATGGCGATGTAAGCTTAACAACACGTTTACATAATACACTTACAAACAAAATTGTTAAACTTGCATTAGAAGATAATCTAAAAACAAAAGATTCTGTTTGTGTAACAATCTTCAATCCCGATAACCCCGAAGGTATTTTGCTTGGAAATTTAAAAGTTGATACGGGCAGAGTTAAAATAACTGTTCCGGATTTATTTATCTGGGATATGATTAAGATTACTGAAAAATCAAGTCCTGCAGCTATTGCTGTAAAAAACCTGAATGTTACAAATGCTGTTTCAACATATAGATTAAAAAATAATGGTAAGCCGTATTTCACATGGCATATCGAAAGAGGCACACAACAAAAATATCAATTGCAATTGTGGAACAATTCCACTTGGTATGGCACTCCAACGTTTGAATCTGGATGGATTGCAAGCACCGATACATTTTATAATTACACAGGAACAAATCTTACAAACGGAATGAGTTATATTACAAGAGTAAGAATAAAAAATTCTTCCAACGATACATCCGATTGGACAATGAAAACATTTCATATAAATCAGAAACCAACTTCACCTTCACATAATTATGGAATTTCTGCAGTTATTGAAACAAGAGCTAATGTTCCGTTCTGGTTCTCTGAAGGAACCGATCCGGAAGGAGATTCTTTAAATTATTTTTGGCAATTATATACCGATAGTATTTATGATAATTATACTGATTCAACAAATCTGGATTTTCTTTACAGTTCACCATACAGCTGGCACAGACCAGAATTAGGGCATGATGGAGTTGACGATACTTTAAAAGCAACAATAAATGTCGATAACTTCGGTTTTTGGTGGAAAGTATTTTCATTCGACGGATTAGATACAAGCGTTGCAAGCAGATGGGCAAGATTTACATGGGACCATATTGATGACCCTCCCAAAACATTTGGATTAATTTCTCCGGCTAATGGCTCATCTCTTAATACAAGCGGAGCTCCGATGAATATGAACTTTATGTGGCAAAATAACGGAGATATGGATCCTAATCAAACTCTCAAAAACTGGGACCTTATGATGTCGGAAAAACCGGATTTTTCTTCAGCAAATTATACTTATACTAATGTTACTTCATTACCAAAAAACACAAGTCCTTTCCCATATACCGGTCATAAAATTATTTATTGGAAAGTTAAAGCTTATGATAAAACAGTTAATTACAAAATGAGTAATCAAATCTGGAAGTTATACATTGACAATGGCTCTAACACTGCACCTGCAAAGCCGGTATTGGTTAATCCATGCAACGGCTGCAGTGCAGACACTTCAACATTTTTAAACTGGCAATTTTCAACCGACACTCAGGGCGATACAATTTTCTATCGCCTCGAAGTTGATTCTATGCCGGGCATTACCGGACCTTTTATTATTGTTGACAATATTTTTGATGTCACCTCTCCGAATGTTGAAAAGAAACTTAAAAGTCAGCCGAATTTTAATCTGATAAAAAACGGCAGAACATACTACTGGCGTGTAAGAGCAAGTGACAGGTATATAAACGGAATATCACAATGGTCGAATGTATGGAGTTTTGTTTTTGATAATACTGTTGGTATAAGCGAACAAAAGAATAATAATTTAAGTTTGGTTTATCCTAATCCTGTTGGAAATATTTCGGTACTTGATTTGAGCAAAACAAACAAGACCGGCTTAACTCTTACTATTTACAGTTCACTTGGACAGGAAGTGGTGAAAACAAATAATTTTAAAAACAATAAATTTTATATTATTAATAACAATTATAGTCCCGGAATTTATACTTATAAGGTTTATTGCAAAGATGAATATATTGGCAATGGTAAATTTGTGGTAAAATAA